One window from the genome of Flavobacterium agricola encodes:
- the ygiD gene encoding 4,5-DOPA-extradiol-dioxygenase has protein sequence MSSLQPFYNLYKDLKYDGNFMPVLFIGHGSPMNGIENNSYSQTWAELGNTIPTPKAVVVISAHWLTKGTHITAMNNPKTIHDFGGFPQALFDVQYPAPGSLEIANETKKLITSTNVGLDHDWGLDHGTWTVVRHMYPKADIPVLQLSIDYYKPAEYHYNLALQLAELRKKGVLVIGSGNMVHNLREISWKNMNEEFGYDWAKEMNTIFKEKIADGDHKALIEYEKLNKAALLAIPTPDHYYPMIYTLGLRSAKDQVTFFNDSCVGGSLTMTSFMYNS, from the coding sequence ATGAGTAGCTTACAACCTTTTTACAATTTATATAAAGATTTAAAATACGATGGCAACTTTATGCCTGTATTATTTATAGGACACGGATCACCCATGAATGGGATTGAGAATAACAGTTATTCACAAACTTGGGCAGAACTTGGAAACACAATTCCTACGCCAAAAGCCGTTGTTGTAATTTCTGCGCACTGGTTAACTAAAGGTACGCACATTACAGCAATGAATAATCCAAAAACCATTCATGATTTTGGAGGATTCCCGCAAGCGCTTTTTGATGTACAATATCCGGCACCAGGAAGTTTAGAAATTGCAAACGAAACTAAAAAATTAATTACTAGTACCAATGTTGGTTTAGATCACGATTGGGGCTTAGATCACGGAACTTGGACCGTTGTTCGCCATATGTATCCTAAAGCAGATATTCCTGTTTTACAATTAAGTATTGATTATTACAAACCGGCAGAATACCATTATAACTTAGCTTTACAATTGGCTGAATTGCGTAAAAAAGGTGTTTTAGTGATTGGAAGTGGAAACATGGTACATAACTTACGCGAGATTTCATGGAAGAACATGAACGAAGAATTTGGTTACGATTGGGCAAAAGAAATGAACACCATTTTTAAAGAAAAAATTGCTGATGGTGATCATAAAGCGTTAATTGAATACGAAAAATTAAACAAAGCAGCTTTATTGGCTATTCCTACACCAGATCATTATTATCCAATGATTTATACTTTAGGATTACGTAGTGCTAAAGATCAGGTAACCTTTTTTAATGACTCGTGCGTTGGAGGTTCATTAACCATGACATCGTTTATGTACAACAGCTAA
- a CDS encoding TonB-dependent receptor encodes MKYIVSLLFITVSSLTFAQKSIKGIVVDKDTQQPLEFVLITNLPSQQWALTQKDGSFEIKNVLDADFTLFVKLLGKEERTISYKKEQLNTQLLIELQNKNLRLDEVIVTAQKGKNHSEITMGTEAINQVQAFSLNEVLEQIPGQSITDLNLNEFKPIAFRTVRPPSARDAAFGNKAFGVSVVVDGIPMSNNENMQTYGSNFRNVYEANALNFGDASSTFNGTFNNAGYGTDLREVPLDNIESIEVVQGIPSAKYGDLTSGLINIRKKAGKAPYRVYTSLRDGTTEFGLSKGFSLSPTLGNVNVSVNYLNSNSEPRFIYQIQPHNHQPDVVVGQ; translated from the coding sequence GTGAAATATATTGTTAGCCTCTTATTTATAACCGTTAGTTCTTTAACATTTGCTCAAAAATCTATAAAAGGAATTGTAGTAGATAAAGATACGCAACAACCTTTAGAATTTGTTTTAATTACAAATTTACCTTCGCAACAATGGGCATTAACCCAAAAAGATGGATCATTTGAAATTAAAAATGTTTTAGATGCCGACTTTACCTTATTCGTAAAATTATTGGGTAAAGAAGAACGTACCATTTCATACAAAAAAGAGCAATTAAACACGCAGTTGCTTATTGAACTTCAAAACAAAAACTTACGTTTAGACGAGGTTATTGTTACGGCTCAAAAAGGAAAAAACCACTCCGAAATCACCATGGGAACCGAAGCTATAAACCAAGTTCAGGCCTTTTCGTTAAACGAAGTTTTAGAACAAATTCCCGGACAATCTATTACCGATTTAAATTTAAATGAATTTAAACCAATTGCTTTCCGAACCGTTAGGCCACCATCGGCACGTGATGCAGCTTTTGGTAATAAAGCTTTTGGAGTTTCGGTTGTGGTTGACGGCATTCCGATGTCAAACAACGAAAACATGCAAACTTACGGTTCTAATTTTAGAAACGTTTACGAAGCCAATGCCTTAAATTTTGGAGATGCCAGCTCAACATTTAATGGTACGTTTAATAATGCTGGCTATGGAACCGATTTGCGAGAAGTTCCGTTAGATAATATTGAAAGCATTGAGGTAGTACAAGGTATTCCGTCGGCTAAATACGGCGATTTAACTTCAGGTTTAATCAACATCCGTAAAAAAGCAGGTAAGGCGCCATATCGCGTTTATACCTCACTTCGCGACGGTACCACAGAATTTGGGTTAAGCAAAGGTTTTAGTTTATCGCCAACTTTAGGTAATGTAAATGTTTCGGTAAACTATTTAAATTCAAACTCAGAACCCCGTTTCATATACCAAATACAACCGCATAACCACCAACCTGATGTGGTCGTGGGCCAATAA
- the menA gene encoding 1,4-dihydroxy-2-naphthoate octaprenyltransferase, with product MNIKVWIEAARLRTLPLSVSGIIVGSFAAYNQVENKSHFWIIFGLAFLTTLCFQVLSNFANDYGDGVKGTDNENRVGPQRAIQSGAITQKQMKTGIIITSIVSLLVAILLIYVAFGSENFWYSLLFTALGIGAIAAAIKYTVGKSAYGYRGLGDIFVFVFFGLVSVIGSSFLYTMQFDYTTIFPAITIGLLSVGVLNLNNMRDIENDIVSGKNTIVVKMGSQKAKTYHIAMVLFAFICLLVFDYLRGLLIFPTAIVYFLLFAAHLKRVNEVKQPKAYDSELKVVAIGTFLLSLVTAIELFFTK from the coding sequence ATGAATATAAAAGTATGGATCGAGGCGGCACGTTTACGCACGTTGCCCTTATCGGTTTCCGGAATTATTGTTGGTAGTTTTGCCGCGTACAATCAGGTAGAAAATAAATCTCATTTTTGGATTATTTTTGGATTAGCTTTTTTAACTACTTTATGTTTTCAGGTTTTATCAAACTTTGCTAACGATTATGGCGATGGTGTAAAAGGAACCGATAACGAAAATAGGGTAGGACCGCAACGCGCCATTCAATCAGGAGCTATTACGCAAAAACAAATGAAAACAGGAATCATTATTACCTCCATCGTTTCCTTATTGGTTGCTATTTTATTAATTTACGTTGCCTTTGGTAGTGAAAATTTTTGGTATTCTTTGCTATTTACAGCATTAGGAATTGGTGCAATTGCAGCAGCTATAAAATATACGGTAGGTAAATCAGCATACGGATATCGAGGTTTGGGCGATATTTTTGTATTTGTTTTTTTTGGATTGGTTAGCGTAATTGGTTCTAGCTTTTTATATACCATGCAGTTTGATTATACTACCATTTTTCCTGCTATTACAATTGGCTTATTAAGCGTTGGGGTTTTAAACTTAAACAACATGCGCGATATTGAAAACGATATTGTTTCGGGTAAAAATACCATTGTGGTAAAAATGGGAAGTCAGAAAGCCAAAACCTATCATATTGCTATGGTTTTGTTTGCTTTTATTTGCTTGTTGGTTTTTGATTATTTACGTGGTTTACTCATATTTCCAACGGCAATTGTTTATTTTTTACTTTTTGCTGCGCATTTAAAACGTGTGAACGAAGTTAAGCAACCCAAAGCTTACGATTCGGAATTAAAAGTTGTAGCAATTGGAACCTTTTTATTATCTTTAGTAACCGCAATCGAATTATTTTTTACAAAATAA
- a CDS encoding TonB-dependent receptor, which yields MWSWANKQKNIRNNFSVNYSFNKDDVNYEEEAADEKIVKNDNKSIAISNNFNWKFNDAFFDNLMVNANFRYGNQYSFESRYVNVGGRVVGTSKEPGVYEGVYSLPSYLLTKEVEGKPISGFAAVEVNKSFYAGQFENNITLGTDFRISDNIGRGQLGEPETLSNFFGSNAGKGGSGFRPYNYGQNVLTEYQVALFAEDNIIRYWGNSVLNMNLGARFDYQYGIANLSPRINAFYAFDKFKIRGGYGISTKSPALSQIYTGVRYHDVVLADLRLPGYYSMGVVQTFVDRADNPDLKPSKAHKAEVGFDVELNKSSTIGITAFYNTLNDGITGENRPAHRDIAELDITYYGTEKPTYQISHYNHYYFQQMFYENSFKSVDKGLELMASFRQLPIPGLSINVTGSYIETSNYDKTDLFYFTKDVTKNEAYGVYEKNPVFYKQMQFTTDFSYHIPKVGLIVSVKSEHFIMNSRSSNRIETPYAYLDRNLNRYEIPVADRNNTDMYGHIINKNSLLTPKKLAKTYHNFHLRLTKDFLNGFKFSFYSNNFLDLRPTEYIELTDGTFIEQNYEPFVKLSFGTRIEYSF from the coding sequence ATGTGGTCGTGGGCCAATAAACAAAAAAACATACGCAACAACTTCTCAGTAAATTACAGCTTTAATAAAGACGATGTGAATTATGAAGAAGAAGCTGCCGACGAAAAAATTGTAAAAAACGACAACAAAAGCATTGCTATATCTAACAACTTTAACTGGAAATTTAACGATGCCTTTTTTGACAATTTAATGGTGAATGCCAATTTTAGATACGGCAACCAATATTCGTTCGAATCTAGATATGTAAACGTAGGCGGTCGCGTAGTTGGTACAAGTAAAGAACCGGGCGTTTACGAGGGCGTTTACAGCCTTCCATCTTATTTATTAACCAAGGAAGTTGAAGGAAAACCGATTTCTGGATTTGCAGCGGTAGAAGTAAACAAATCTTTTTACGCCGGGCAATTTGAAAACAACATAACCTTAGGTACCGATTTTAGAATAAGCGATAACATTGGCCGTGGGCAATTAGGCGAACCTGAAACTTTAAGTAATTTTTTCGGTTCTAATGCCGGCAAAGGCGGTAGCGGATTCAGACCTTATAATTACGGACAAAATGTTTTAACCGAATACCAAGTTGCCTTATTTGCCGAAGATAATATTATTAGATATTGGGGCAATAGCGTTTTAAATATGAACCTAGGTGCACGTTTTGATTATCAATACGGAATTGCAAACCTTTCGCCACGTATTAACGCCTTTTATGCGTTTGATAAATTTAAAATTCGTGGTGGTTACGGTATTTCTACCAAATCACCCGCTTTAAGTCAAATTTATACCGGGGTTCGTTATCACGATGTTGTTTTAGCCGATTTGCGTTTACCAGGTTATTACAGCATGGGCGTTGTACAAACGTTTGTTGACAGAGCCGATAATCCGGATTTAAAACCTTCAAAAGCACATAAAGCAGAAGTTGGTTTTGATGTAGAATTAAACAAAAGTTCTACCATTGGTATTACAGCATTTTACAACACATTAAATGATGGAATTACTGGCGAAAACCGCCCGGCGCATCGTGATATTGCCGAATTAGATATTACCTATTACGGAACCGAGAAACCAACGTATCAAATTTCACATTACAACCATTATTATTTTCAGCAAATGTTTTACGAAAATTCGTTTAAATCGGTCGATAAAGGTTTAGAATTAATGGCCAGTTTTAGGCAATTACCAATTCCGGGCTTAAGCATAAACGTTACGGGGTCGTACATAGAAACAAGCAATTACGATAAAACCGATTTATTTTATTTTACAAAAGATGTTACAAAAAACGAAGCTTATGGGGTTTACGAAAAAAATCCGGTTTTTTACAAACAAATGCAGTTTACAACCGATTTTTCGTACCATATTCCTAAAGTTGGTTTAATTGTTTCGGTAAAATCAGAGCATTTTATAATGAACAGCCGTTCATCAAACCGAATCGAAACGCCTTACGCCTATTTAGACCGCAATTTAAATCGATACGAAATTCCGGTAGCAGACCGAAACAACACCGACATGTATGGGCATATTATTAATAAAAACAGCTTATTAACGCCAAAAAAATTAGCCAAAACCTATCATAACTTTCACTTAAGGTTAACGAAAGATTTTTTAAACGGTTTTAAGTTTTCTTTTTATTCCAACAACTTTTTAGATCTGCGTCCAACAGAATATATTGAATTAACCGACGGAACTTTTATAGAACAGAACTACGAACCATTTGTAAAATTATCATTCGGTACTCGAATTGAATACTCATTTTAA
- a CDS encoding metal-dependent hydrolase → MKITYLGHASLAIETNGKHLIVDPFITGNELAKHIDVNALKADYILLTHAHGDHVGDVELIAKNTGATIVSNAEIASYYQTKGFNAHPMNHGGSWTFDFGKVRYVNAIHSSSFPDGSNGGQPGGFVIEADKNIYIAGDTALTYDMKLIPMRTVLDLAILPIGDNFTMGVEDAVIAADFVAVNKVLGYHFDTFGFIKIDHQKAKNIFQNNKKELLLLEVGSNIEI, encoded by the coding sequence ATGAAAATTACATATTTAGGACACGCATCTTTAGCTATAGAAACCAATGGAAAACATTTAATTGTAGATCCGTTTATTACCGGAAACGAATTAGCTAAACATATTGATGTAAATGCATTAAAAGCAGATTATATTTTACTTACTCACGCTCATGGCGATCACGTAGGTGATGTAGAATTAATTGCCAAAAATACCGGAGCAACCATTGTATCTAACGCCGAAATTGCAAGTTATTACCAAACAAAAGGTTTTAATGCACACCCAATGAATCATGGCGGATCTTGGACTTTTGATTTTGGTAAAGTACGTTATGTTAATGCCATTCATTCTTCATCATTTCCTGACGGATCAAACGGTGGGCAACCTGGCGGATTTGTGATTGAGGCAGATAAAAATATTTATATTGCTGGTGATACCGCATTAACGTACGATATGAAATTGATTCCGATGCGCACCGTTTTAGATTTAGCTATTTTACCAATTGGAGATAATTTTACCATGGGCGTAGAAGATGCTGTTATTGCTGCTGATTTTGTTGCGGTAAACAAAGTTTTAGGTTATCATTTTGATACGTTTGGTTTTATTAAAATCGATCATCAAAAAGCAAAAAACATATTCCAAAACAATAAAAAAGAATTACTTTTATTAGAAGTAGGTTCTAATATCGAAATATAA
- a CDS encoding PH domain-containing protein produces MSDFYNQTVDFAAIPEYQQTQLTPLHSNYKKVVLCHYLLIFLFFGGAWAVSLYFNLLPILVLLVGAACSVLLLIFLVVINLKAINQRGFAFRAHDIISHSGFLLKSTAVVPNNRIQHISINQGLFSRWFNLCELRIYTASTNSSDIVIQGILYKDALRYKAFILNQINALAND; encoded by the coding sequence ATGTCCGATTTTTACAACCAAACGGTTGATTTTGCTGCTATTCCTGAATATCAGCAAACCCAATTAACCCCATTACATAGTAATTATAAAAAAGTTGTGCTTTGTCACTACCTGCTAATCTTTTTATTTTTTGGCGGTGCATGGGCAGTAAGTTTATATTTTAATTTACTACCAATTTTAGTATTACTTGTAGGTGCTGCATGTTCCGTTTTGTTACTTATATTTTTAGTCGTAATTAATTTAAAAGCGATTAATCAGCGTGGTTTTGCTTTTAGAGCGCACGATATTATTAGCCATAGCGGTTTTTTATTAAAAAGTACAGCCGTGGTTCCTAACAACAGAATTCAGCATATTAGCATCAATCAAGGGCTTTTTTCTAGATGGTTTAATTTGTGCGAATTGCGTATTTATACAGCAAGTACCAATAGTTCTGACATTGTTATTCAAGGAATTTTGTATAAAGATGCCTTACGTTACAAAGCATTTATTTTAAATCAAATTAATGCTTTAGCTAATGATTAA
- a CDS encoding 1,4-dihydroxy-2-naphthoyl-CoA synthase, producing the protein MSTINWQTAIEFEDITYKKFNGVARIAFNRPEVRNAFRPKTTAELLRAFHDAHEDTSIGVILLSSEGPSPKDGVYAFCSGGDQNARGHQGYVGEDGYHRLNILEVQRLIRFTPKVVIAVVNGWAVGGGHSLHVVCDLTLASKEHAIFKQTDADVTSFDAGYGSAYLAKLVGQKKAREIFFLGRNYSAQEAMDMGMVNAVIPHDELEETAYQWAQEILEKSPISIKMLKFAMNMTDDGMVGQQVFAGEVTRLAYMSDEAKEGRDAFLEKRKPNFEKKYIP; encoded by the coding sequence ATGAGTACAATTAATTGGCAAACTGCAATAGAATTTGAAGATATTACGTATAAAAAATTCAATGGTGTTGCGCGCATTGCGTTTAATCGTCCGGAAGTTCGTAATGCTTTTAGACCCAAAACAACCGCAGAATTATTACGTGCTTTTCATGATGCACACGAAGATACATCGATTGGTGTAATTTTACTTTCGTCAGAAGGACCATCGCCAAAAGATGGTGTTTATGCGTTTTGTAGCGGTGGAGATCAGAATGCTCGTGGCCACCAAGGTTACGTAGGTGAAGATGGATACCACCGTTTAAATATATTAGAAGTTCAACGTTTAATTCGTTTTACTCCAAAAGTTGTAATAGCTGTGGTAAACGGCTGGGCTGTTGGTGGCGGACATTCGTTGCACGTAGTTTGTGATTTGACTTTAGCATCAAAAGAACACGCTATTTTTAAACAAACAGATGCAGATGTAACTAGTTTTGATGCTGGATACGGTTCGGCTTATTTGGCTAAATTAGTGGGACAGAAAAAAGCACGTGAAATTTTCTTTTTAGGACGTAATTATTCTGCACAAGAAGCTATGGATATGGGCATGGTTAATGCTGTAATTCCGCATGATGAGTTAGAAGAAACGGCTTATCAATGGGCACAAGAAATTCTTGAAAAATCACCAATTTCTATAAAAATGTTGAAATTTGCCATGAACATGACCGACGACGGTATGGTTGGGCAGCAAGTTTTTGCTGGTGAAGTTACACGTTTGGCTTATATGTCGGACGAAGCGAAAGAAGGGCGTGATGCCTTTTTAGAAAAACGTAAACCTAATTTTGAGAAAAAATATATTCCGTAG
- a CDS encoding o-succinylbenzoate synthase, whose protein sequence is MKATYYKHILHFKRPSGTSRGVLTDKETWYLVIEDQGKIGIGECGILRSLSFDDVPGYEAKLQWVCENIHLGASNLWHQLRSFPSIQFGVEQAFLSLQSQSPFQLFPSEFSQGKQPININGLVWMGDATFMKEQLDEKLAQGFTCIKLKIGAIDFNKELELLQFIRSHYSAEQIEIRVDANGAFTADEALQKLNQLAAFNLHSIEQPIKQGQIQAMQQLCKQTPLPIALDEELIGVTELADKLTLLQAIKPQFIILKPSLIGGFKGSLEWIQLAEMLNIGWWITSALEGNIGLNAISQFTYQLHNAMPQGLGTGALYTNNIDSPLEVINGKLWYNTNKNWAIDLHDLSF, encoded by the coding sequence ATGAAAGCAACATATTACAAACACATTTTACATTTTAAGCGCCCTTCCGGAACTTCTAGAGGCGTTTTAACCGATAAAGAAACTTGGTATTTAGTTATAGAAGATCAAGGAAAAATAGGAATTGGAGAATGCGGAATTTTACGTTCGTTAAGTTTTGATGATGTGCCAGGTTACGAAGCAAAGCTGCAATGGGTTTGCGAAAACATTCATTTAGGCGCATCTAATTTATGGCACCAATTGCGTAGTTTTCCTTCTATTCAATTTGGGGTTGAGCAAGCTTTTTTATCATTACAAAGCCAATCGCCATTTCAGCTTTTTCCTTCCGAGTTTTCTCAAGGCAAACAGCCAATCAACATCAACGGATTAGTTTGGATGGGGGATGCAACGTTTATGAAAGAACAATTGGATGAAAAACTAGCGCAAGGTTTTACTTGTATTAAACTTAAAATTGGCGCAATTGATTTTAATAAAGAATTAGAACTTTTACAGTTTATACGATCGCATTATTCGGCAGAACAAATTGAAATTCGTGTAGATGCAAACGGCGCTTTTACAGCTGATGAAGCTTTACAAAAATTAAATCAATTAGCAGCTTTTAATTTGCATAGCATAGAACAACCCATTAAACAAGGGCAAATTCAGGCTATGCAACAACTTTGTAAACAAACGCCTTTACCAATTGCTTTAGATGAAGAATTAATTGGCGTTACCGAGCTGGCAGATAAACTAACCTTGTTGCAAGCCATAAAACCGCAGTTTATTATTTTAAAACCAAGTTTAATTGGCGGTTTTAAAGGTTCGTTAGAATGGATTCAGTTGGCAGAAATGCTAAATATTGGTTGGTGGATTACATCTGCCCTAGAAGGAAATATTGGCTTAAATGCTATTTCGCAATTTACCTATCAACTACATAATGCAATGCCTCAAGGTTTAGGAACCGGCGCATTATATACCAACAATATTGATTCGCCATTAGAAGTAATAAACGGAAAATTATGGTACAATACCAATAAAAATTGGGCAATTGATTTGCATGATTTAAGCTTTTAA
- a CDS encoding PH domain-containing protein, whose product MINKPQRQEPIGVLIEISITLFKFLRAMWPLLLYFIFRKTEAEGSETQSFWYLGIFVVLALFISVLRFLTYRFYIDTTNQEFVLQRGILAKEKLIIALDRIFEVNLEQKYFHILLGVYKVRLDTAGSDKDEVVIQSLSKKDADVLRNYIINYKKEKDLVAEIEPIRNETVSENKDTGAETNQTIRISLLSLFKNSLVSNYFKTLGILLLFFNTIFENIKNFNEEVLSGYLDNFTAIQAISSSIAVSFILFVLLFLGIHIAVGVLQYFGYSITKNKQSLLIQYGLIQKFQTIVQPRKIQYYVFVTSKFMRLLNVNTLKLALIGNPSEKKQKSSVKIPALQQLELETIKNFLNLSTQQNEQLLTIKPNVRMLVAPMFLITFLLLLFCAYVYILDDVFLTLNFCVAIFCLWIVIFVVQYINFKRFTISVFSDKIIIKQGTLQTKITVLEMNKVQAVVQQQAWWHQKIGLTRLELKTAGGPIRLPIANQSAYNKVMNYVLYYVESTNISWA is encoded by the coding sequence ATGATTAATAAACCCCAACGACAAGAACCTATTGGTGTTTTAATAGAAATTAGTATTACCCTTTTTAAATTTTTAAGGGCAATGTGGCCTTTGTTGCTTTATTTTATTTTTAGAAAAACAGAAGCAGAAGGGAGCGAAACCCAATCTTTTTGGTATTTGGGTATTTTTGTTGTGCTTGCTTTATTTATTTCGGTTTTACGCTTTTTAACCTACCGTTTTTATATAGATACCACCAATCAGGAATTTGTATTGCAACGTGGCATTTTAGCTAAAGAAAAATTAATTATTGCTTTAGATAGAATTTTTGAAGTGAATTTAGAGCAAAAATATTTTCATATTTTATTAGGTGTTTATAAAGTAAGGTTAGATACCGCGGGCAGTGATAAAGATGAGGTTGTAATTCAATCGTTATCAAAAAAAGATGCCGATGTTTTGCGCAATTACATCATCAATTATAAAAAAGAAAAAGATTTAGTTGCTGAAATTGAGCCAATACGCAATGAAACGGTTTCTGAAAATAAAGATACAGGAGCAGAAACAAATCAAACAATTCGCATTTCCCTTCTTTCATTATTTAAAAACAGCTTAGTTTCTAACTATTTTAAAACCTTAGGAATTTTATTGTTGTTTTTTAATACCATTTTCGAAAATATTAAAAATTTTAATGAAGAGGTTTTATCAGGCTATTTAGATAATTTTACGGCTATTCAAGCTATATCAAGCTCAATTGCTGTTTCCTTTATTTTATTTGTGCTGTTATTCTTAGGCATTCATATAGCTGTTGGCGTTTTACAATATTTTGGTTATTCCATTACAAAAAACAAGCAGTCGTTGCTTATTCAATACGGCTTGATTCAGAAATTTCAAACCATTGTACAGCCCAGAAAAATTCAATATTACGTTTTTGTTACGTCTAAATTTATGCGTTTACTAAATGTAAACACCTTAAAATTAGCTTTAATAGGTAATCCGTCAGAAAAAAAACAAAAAAGCAGCGTTAAAATTCCTGCCTTGCAACAGTTAGAATTAGAAACTATTAAAAACTTTTTAAATCTTTCTACACAACAAAACGAACAACTTTTAACGATAAAACCTAATGTAAGAATGTTAGTTGCCCCCATGTTTTTAATTACTTTTTTACTTTTACTTTTTTGTGCTTACGTTTATATTTTAGATGATGTATTTTTAACATTAAACTTTTGCGTAGCCATTTTTTGTTTGTGGATTGTAATTTTTGTGGTTCAATATATAAATTTTAAACGTTTTACCATTTCGGTTTTTTCAGATAAAATCATTATTAAACAAGGCACTTTACAAACCAAAATTACGGTTTTAGAAATGAATAAGGTTCAGGCAGTTGTGCAACAACAAGCTTGGTGGCATCAAAAAATAGGATTAACCCGTTTGGAATTAAAAACAGCCGGCGGACCCATTCGGTTACCAATTGCCAACCAATCGGCATATAATAAGGTAATGAATTATGTTTTGTATTATGTAGAAAGTACAAACATTTCGTGGGCTTAA
- a CDS encoding serine hydrolase domain-containing protein encodes MKPNKPIFFIALLFFLNSCNKQDKKNTDEVLVDSTAFVNPYEVEFDSLDPEFVENTKKDIDFFYNKHFGNQYSGSFLVAKNGEIIYEKYSGFAYKEKGEVIDENTPLHVASVGKVLTATCILRLVDRNEIDLEQSVQSILPTFPNQETTVRMLLNHRSGLKNYAYLFENDKSWDKKQPITNQDVLNLLAKNDDILERQPGKYFQYCNTNYVILALIIEKITGTPFDVALKSLILDPLEMHNTFVFKDLNEKEHVSQSYKGNYKKLDWRFLDQTYGDKNIYTTARDLVLFDKATYSDNFLSANIKEQMFKGYSYERKGTRNYGLGVRLLEFDNGKNYIFHTGWWSGNTSMYVTLREEHVTFIAISNKYTRKPYEIKRLTKLFSDNFSFNFK; translated from the coding sequence ATGAAACCTAATAAGCCAATTTTTTTTATTGCTTTGCTCTTTTTTTTAAATTCTTGCAACAAACAAGATAAAAAAAACACAGACGAAGTACTTGTTGATTCTACAGCATTTGTTAACCCCTACGAAGTTGAATTTGATAGTTTAGATCCTGAATTTGTTGAAAACACAAAAAAGGATATCGATTTTTTTTATAACAAACATTTTGGTAACCAATACAGCGGTTCTTTTTTGGTAGCTAAAAACGGAGAAATTATTTACGAAAAATATTCTGGTTTTGCGTACAAAGAAAAAGGAGAAGTAATTGATGAAAATACGCCTTTGCATGTAGCAAGCGTTGGTAAAGTATTAACTGCAACTTGTATTTTACGTTTGGTTGATCGTAATGAAATAGATTTAGAACAATCCGTTCAAAGTATTTTACCAACCTTTCCTAATCAAGAAACTACCGTGCGTATGTTATTAAATCACCGTTCGGGACTAAAAAACTACGCGTATTTATTTGAAAACGATAAAAGTTGGGACAAAAAACAGCCTATTACCAATCAGGATGTTTTAAATTTATTAGCCAAAAACGACGATATTTTAGAACGCCAACCAGGTAAATATTTTCAGTATTGCAACACCAACTACGTAATTTTAGCCTTAATTATCGAAAAAATAACGGGCACTCCGTTTGACGTAGCTCTAAAAAGTTTAATTCTTGACCCTTTAGAAATGCACAATACGTTTGTTTTTAAGGATTTAAATGAGAAAGAACATGTAAGCCAATCGTACAAAGGCAACTACAAAAAGTTAGATTGGCGTTTTTTAGACCAAACCTACGGAGATAAAAACATTTATACTACGGCTCGGGATTTGGTTTTGTTTGATAAAGCAACCTATTCAGATAATTTTTTATCAGCCAATATTAAAGAACAAATGTTTAAAGGCTACAGCTACGAACGTAAAGGAACCAGAAATTACGGTTTAGGCGTGCGCTTACTTGAGTTTGATAATGGTAAAAATTACATTTTTCATACCGGTTGGTGGAGCGGAAATACGTCTATGTATGTAACCTTGCGCGAGGAACACGTTACGTTTATTGCTATTTCTAACAAATACACACGTAAACCATACGAAATAAAACGTTTAACTAAATTATTTAGCGATAATTTTTCGTTCAATTTTAAATAA